The window TTCCGGATCAATCAGGATGAAGGCGCCCGTTGAACGATTCTCACCGTACGGGTCGAGCGCTATGGGCCGCAGCAATTGAATCGAGACAACACCGATTGCATTCATCTCCAGCGTCTCGGAGGATTCCTGTGAGAGCGAAGTGATGTTGGTTCGGTGTTCAACCGACGACACAACGGCCGGGACTGTTTGGCTGGTGTGCTTGAGCAGATAGCGGCGACCTCGCTCAAGCGGCCGTTGATCCATCCACACAAGCGCCCCCTTCAGAGACTTGACTACCGTCGCGGGAGACTCGGCAGAGACAATCAGATCGCCGCGGCTGATGTCGAGTTCGTGGTTGAGCACGAGTGTTACGGAGAGCGGCGCATGCGCCTCGGTCAGGTCGCCATCCCAGGTGACAATACGCTCGACTTCCGCGCTGCGGCCCGAGGGAAGCACGGTGATCTTGTCGCCGGGACGAACGGTCCCCGACGCAATCTGACCGGCGAAGCCGCGAAAAGTGTGGTCCGGGCGAAGCACGCGCTGCACTGGTAAACGGAAGGGAGCACTTTGAGTGCCGAGTGACGATGGAAGTGACTCCAACAGCTCCAGCAGCGACGGCCCATCGTACCAGCTCATGGCATCGGAACGATGAACGATGTTATCTCCCGCCAGCGCACTCACTGGAACGAAGACCGGCTCGACGGGATTGCCCGTATCTGCTGCGATCTGGTCCAGCAGAATACTGAAATCGCGTTCAATTGCCCGGAAGGCACCCTCGTCATAGCCGATAAGATCCATCTTGTTGACTGCAACAAGTATGTGGCGCACACGCAACAGGGATGCGATGTAAGCATGCCTACGTGACTGCACCAGCACGCCTTTGCTTGCGTCGATGAGAACAACG is drawn from Acidicapsa acidisoli and contains these coding sequences:
- the cysN gene encoding sulfate adenylyltransferase subunit CysN encodes the protein MTALAASAFSVDEFLAEERTKDLFRFSTAGSVDDGKSTLIGRLLYDTQSVYDDQVRSIQGKGTTAPGQIDFALLTDGLRAEREQGITIDVAYRYFSTARRKFIIADTPGHEQYTRNMATGASTADAAVVLIDASKGVLVQSRRHAYIASLLRVRHILVAVNKMDLIGYDEGAFRAIERDFSILLDQIAADTGNPVEPVFVPVSALAGDNIVHRSDAMSWYDGPSLLELLESLPSSLGTQSAPFRLPVQRVLRPDHTFRGFAGQIASGTVRPGDKITVLPSGRSAEVERIVTWDGDLTEAHAPLSVTLVLNHELDISRGDLIVSAESPATVVKSLKGALVWMDQRPLERGRRYLLKHTSQTVPAVVSSVEHRTNITSLSQESSETLEMNAIGVVSIQLLRPIALDPYGENRSTGAFILIDPETNSTVAAGMVTVASAEDVSAATAAARLSGRVSAQERAARWGHYGGVVELDGPIELIDAIERSLFATGKITFRIERANPAIENHPELLELVLQSSVQSGLIALVVTSTETGTLTARADGEQLTVVASDTASVVSAVHQLLSRVGILPRSERAIIQ